The Henckelia pumila isolate YLH828 chromosome 2, ASM3356847v2, whole genome shotgun sequence genome includes a window with the following:
- the LOC140879231 gene encoding glutathione S-transferase T3-like — translation MDPQSDDIFFSQLLENRDANFLNDIVTVTPNPQNTTEGTSKKTQRGVNFTRDEDIILVSGWLSTSLDAIVGNDKKSTTFWSRVHQYYHECKKPNFQERTVHSLTNRWSIIQRSVNKFCACLAQMESLHQSGHNENDNIRLAKTSYKENESHEFIFDHCWEILRFQPKWILQKEEVKGEKKNLCFSF, via the exons ATGGATCCTCAAAGTGATGATATATTCTTCAGTCAACTTTTAGAAAATAGAGATGCAAACTTTCTAAATGATATCGTGACAGTTACTCCGAATCCTCAAAATACCACTGAAGGTACTAGTAAAAAAACTCAACGAGGTGTGAATTTCACTCGTGACGAAGACATAATATTAGTTAGTGGTTGGCTTAGTACAAGCTTAGATGCAATTGTTGGGAACGATAAAAAATCCACTACATTTTGGAGTAGGGTACATCAATACTACCATGAATGCAAGAAACCTAATTTTCAAGAACGAACCGTTCACTCACTAACGAATCGTTGGAGCATTATTCAACGTTCAGTGAATAAGTTTTGTGCTTGCTTGGCTCAAATGGAAAGTTTGCATCAAAGTGGTCATAATGAGAATGATAAT ATTAGGCTAGCCAAAACTAGCTACAAAGAGAATGAAAGTCATGAATTCATATTTGACCATTGTTGGGAAATATTAAGATTTCAACCAAAATGGATATTGCAGAAAGAAGAAGTGaagggggaaaaaaaaaatttgtgcttCTCCTTCTAA